One genomic region from Vanessa tameamea isolate UH-Manoa-2023 chromosome 14, ilVanTame1 primary haplotype, whole genome shotgun sequence encodes:
- the LOC113398683 gene encoding uncharacterized protein LOC113398683: protein MFKQRCLFHLVLFLAINFIQSEESINEKHVREKRQINSLPLVYPYGGTYKLLIGFAAPVPNDDHISLIFAINFQYQYVQFTNITELSRYYFIKEVSREERDADLVARRDERLIFYKSVSNLLQMKGMNGQDCVLRAICEAAQYPVQEEALVGEILHILLTPDYGHSPFENKDLDWEDAMSLYKDAATAGRQMFNCGYIYSGCPQGQGVLDLITTLRDE, encoded by the exons ATGTTTAAACAAAG atgTCTCTTTCATCTCGTGTTATTTCTGGCAATCAATTTTATACAATCTGAAGAAAGTATCAACGAAAAACATGTCAGAGAGAAGAGACAAATTAATAGTTTACCGTTAGTATATCCATATGGAGGAACTTATAAG CTGTTGATCGGTTTCGCAGCTCCAGTGCCAAATGATGATCACATTAGTTTGATCTTCGCGATCAATTTTCAATACCAATACGTCCAGTTCACGAATATAACTGAATTGTCAAGATACTACTTCATCAAGGAAGTGTCAAGAGAAGAGAGGGACGCAGACTTGGTAGCGAGGCGTGATGAACGACTTATCTTCTACAAATCAGTGAGCAATTTGTTGCAAAt GAAAGGTATGAACGGTCAAGATTGCGTTTTGAGAGCAATCTGCGAAGCCGCTCAATACCCGGTGCAGGAAGAGGCTCTAGTTGGCGAGATCTTACACATTCTCTTAAC ACCAGACTACGGCCATTCACCATTCGAGAACAAAGACCTGGATTGGGAGGATGCTATGTCCTTGTATAAGGATGCGGCGACCGCAGGACGGCAGATGTTCAACTGCGGATATATATACAGCGGCTGTCCACAGGGACAGGGCGTGCTCGACTTGATCACAACGCTTAGAGACGAATAA